A portion of the Misgurnus anguillicaudatus chromosome 16, ASM2758022v2, whole genome shotgun sequence genome contains these proteins:
- the LOC129422459 gene encoding polycomb group RING finger protein 3, with amino-acid sequence MAALGNPEMLTRKIKLWDINAHITCRLCEGYLIDATTVTECLHTFCRSCLVKYLEENNTCPTCRIVIHQSHPLQYIGHDRTMQDIVYKLVPGLQEAEMKKQREFYQKLGMEVPGDIKGELCNTKTLPDAQRNGDQKPDDPSNKDAAEEKAEEDNDYHRSDEQVSICLECNSSKLRGLKRKWIRCSAQATVLHLKKFIAKKLNLTSFNELDILCNEEILGKDHTLKFVVVTRWRFKKSPLLLHYRPKMDLL; translated from the exons AACCCCGAGATGTTAACCCGAAAGATTAAACTGTGGGACATCAATGCCCACATAACCTGCCGTCTGTGTGAGGGGTACCTGATCGACGCCACAACGGTCACCGAGTGCTTACACACCT TTTGCAGGAGCTGTTTGGTGAAATACCTGGAGGAAAACAACACATGTCCCACGTGTCGGATTGTCATTCATCAGAGCCATCCACTGCAGTACATCGG ACATGACCGAACAATGCAGGATATCGTGTATAAATTGGTGCCAGGTTTGCAAGAAG CCGAGATGAAGAAACAGAGAGAGTTTTATCAGAAATTAGGCATGGAGGTGCCTGGAGACATTAAAGGAGAACTGTGCAACACAAAAACCCTTCCTGACGCACAGCGGAATG gTGACCAGAAACCAGATGATCCGTCCAATAAGGATGCAGCAGAGGAGAAGGCGGAAGAGGACAATGATTACCATCGGAGTGATGAGCAG GTGAGTATCTGTCTGGAGTGTAACAGCAGTAAACTCCGAGGACTCAAGCGGAAATGGATACGATGTTCAGCCCAGGCCACGGTTCTCCATCTCAAGAAGTTCATCGCAAAGAAGCTCAACCTGACGTCCTTTAATGAG CTGGACATCTTATGCAATGAAGAAATATTGGGCAAGGACCATACACTGAAATTTGTTGTGGTAACAAGATGGAGGTTTAAG AAATCCCCCCTCCTCctgcattacagacccaaaatGGATTTGCTGTAG